One genomic window of Ziziphus jujuba cultivar Dongzao chromosome 4, ASM3175591v1 includes the following:
- the LOC107415037 gene encoding arabinogalactan protein 13 produces the protein MEAMNMKLFVALLIVVMVALSAIQKAAAADAPAPSPTSDATTFVPTFVASLAALAFGFLV, from the coding sequence ATGGAGGCAATGAACATGAAGCTCTTTGTGGCTCTACTGATTGTTGTCATGGTTGCCTTGTCAGCCATCCAGAAAGCTGCCGCTGCTGATGCTCCAGCTCCTAGTCCAACATCTGATGCAACTACATTTGTGCCCACTTTCGTTGCATCTTTAGCAGCTCTGGCTTTTGGGTTCTTGGTCTGA
- the LOC107415050 gene encoding uncharacterized protein LOC107415050 isoform X1 has translation MEKEGKSLKGSKAAAETDFVLQWGNRKRLRCLKVKKDQNLNPKPSSDSLGKKKIPASRAVTLGKDSSSIPQRLNKNCGSPMNNRKSSVTSPEKEDRYYTTRGSLGLDENGKVVGLDDHRHGHAGDEGGGFVWPKLFISLSSKEKEEDFMAMKGCKLPQRPKKRAKLLQRSLLLVMPGTWLSDLCQERYEVREKKASKKRPRGLKAMGSMDSDSE, from the exons atggAAAAGGAAGGGAAGAGCCTGAAAGGTTCTAAAGCAGCTGCAGAGACAGACTTTGTGTTACAGTGGGGAAACAGAAAGAGACTTAGATGTTTGAAGGTCAAGAAAGATCAAAACTTGAACCCCAAACCATCATCCGACTCTCTGGGGAAGAAGAAGATCCCTGCTTCTCGTGCTGTCACTCTTGGCAAAGACTCTTCTTCGATTCCTCAGCGTCTCAATAA GAATTGTGGTTCGCCAATGAACAACAGAAAGTCGTCGGTGACATCACCGGAGAAGGAAGATCGATACTATACAACAAGGGGATCACTGGGATTAGATGAGAATGGGAAGGTTGTGGGATTGGATGATCATCGTCATGGTCATGCAGGGGACGAAGGAGGAGGCTTTGTTTGGCCAAAATTGTTTATTTCATTGTCGAGCAAAGAAAAGGAAGAGGATTTCATGGCTATGAAAGGTTGCAAGCTTCCACAGAGGCCAAAGAAAAGAGCCAAATTGCTCCAAAGAAGCCTACTT TTGGTGATGCCAGGTACATGGCTATCAGACTTGTGCCAGGAAAGGTATGAAGTGAGGGAGAAGAAGGCTTCAAAGAAG AGACCCAGGGGACTGAAGGCCATGGGAAGCATGGATAGTGATTCTGaatga
- the LOC107415050 gene encoding uncharacterized protein LOC107415050 isoform X2, translated as MEKEGKSLKGSKAAAETDFVLQWGNRKRLRCLKVKKDQNLNPKPSSDSLGKKKIPASRAVTLGKDSSSIPQRLNKNCGSPMNNRKSSVTSPEKEDRYYTTRGSLGLDENGKVVGLDDHRHGHAGDEGGGFVWPKLFISLSSKEKEEDFMAMKGCKLPQRPKKRAKLLQRSLLVHGYQTCARKGMK; from the exons atggAAAAGGAAGGGAAGAGCCTGAAAGGTTCTAAAGCAGCTGCAGAGACAGACTTTGTGTTACAGTGGGGAAACAGAAAGAGACTTAGATGTTTGAAGGTCAAGAAAGATCAAAACTTGAACCCCAAACCATCATCCGACTCTCTGGGGAAGAAGAAGATCCCTGCTTCTCGTGCTGTCACTCTTGGCAAAGACTCTTCTTCGATTCCTCAGCGTCTCAATAA GAATTGTGGTTCGCCAATGAACAACAGAAAGTCGTCGGTGACATCACCGGAGAAGGAAGATCGATACTATACAACAAGGGGATCACTGGGATTAGATGAGAATGGGAAGGTTGTGGGATTGGATGATCATCGTCATGGTCATGCAGGGGACGAAGGAGGAGGCTTTGTTTGGCCAAAATTGTTTATTTCATTGTCGAGCAAAGAAAAGGAAGAGGATTTCATGGCTATGAAAGGTTGCAAGCTTCCACAGAGGCCAAAGAAAAGAGCCAAATTGCTCCAAAGAAGCCTACTT GTACATGGCTATCAGACTTGTGCCAGGAAAGGTATGAAGTGA